In Actinoplanes sp. NBC_00393, a single genomic region encodes these proteins:
- a CDS encoding aldehyde dehydrogenase family protein, which produces MIERDEIFINGTWVASTTAERLTVINPVTEEPVATIPAGSAEDADRAARAAAAAFPAWSQTTIEERLAMLDNLAKLTAERADEITRAIVSEIGQPYRIAQESQAAAAVEDLRSLADSLPSVVWEERTGHTVVAREAAGVVGAITPWNGPMRMVCMKAGAALAAGCTVVLKGTEVAPLSSFIFAEMVAAAGLPEGVFNLVSGNGPVVGEAIVTHPLVDMVSLTGSVRAGRRVMELASQRVKKVALELGGKSANVILPDADLKRAVEVGIEDAFRNSGQVCGGLSRVLVPRSRLAEAEEIAVRKAESYVLGDPFNPATTLGPVANATQRQRIRDYIHAGLEDGARLLTGGAEAPDGLDRGFFVRPTVFSGDNNSRIAREEIFGPVVVIIPFDDEDDAFRIANDTEYGLAGAIWAGDEARARALAKRLRAGRIRINGSPVNPRAPHGGFKLSGIGREFGRYGIEEFLEYKSIG; this is translated from the coding sequence ATGATCGAGCGGGATGAGATCTTCATCAACGGGACGTGGGTCGCGTCCACCACGGCCGAGCGTCTGACCGTGATCAACCCGGTGACCGAGGAACCGGTCGCCACCATCCCGGCCGGCTCGGCCGAGGACGCAGACAGAGCCGCCCGAGCCGCCGCGGCGGCGTTCCCGGCATGGTCTCAGACCACGATCGAAGAGCGCCTGGCGATGCTCGACAATCTCGCCAAGCTCACCGCGGAGCGAGCCGACGAGATCACCCGTGCGATCGTCAGCGAGATCGGCCAGCCCTACCGCATCGCCCAGGAGTCCCAAGCGGCGGCTGCCGTGGAGGACCTGCGAAGCCTCGCGGACAGCCTGCCGTCGGTGGTGTGGGAGGAACGGACCGGGCACACGGTGGTCGCCCGCGAAGCCGCCGGCGTGGTTGGTGCCATCACACCGTGGAACGGGCCGATGCGGATGGTCTGCATGAAAGCCGGTGCGGCGCTCGCCGCCGGATGCACCGTCGTGCTCAAGGGCACCGAAGTCGCACCGCTGAGTTCCTTCATCTTCGCTGAGATGGTCGCGGCCGCAGGCCTGCCGGAGGGCGTGTTCAACCTCGTCTCCGGCAACGGTCCGGTCGTCGGTGAGGCGATCGTGACCCATCCCCTGGTCGACATGGTCTCGCTGACCGGCTCGGTCCGCGCCGGGCGCCGGGTGATGGAACTGGCCTCTCAGCGGGTCAAGAAGGTGGCCTTGGAACTCGGCGGCAAGTCCGCCAATGTGATCCTTCCTGACGCCGACCTGAAGCGGGCCGTCGAAGTGGGTATCGAGGACGCCTTCCGTAACTCCGGTCAGGTCTGTGGCGGCCTGTCCCGGGTGCTGGTCCCCCGGTCCCGGCTGGCCGAGGCGGAGGAGATCGCCGTCCGCAAAGCGGAAAGTTACGTTCTCGGCGACCCCTTCAACCCGGCGACGACGCTCGGCCCGGTTGCCAACGCGACGCAGCGCCAGCGGATCCGCGACTACATTCACGCCGGCCTCGAGGACGGGGCCCGGTTGCTGACCGGCGGCGCCGAGGCGCCGGACGGGCTCGATCGCGGCTTCTTCGTGCGCCCGACGGTGTTCTCCGGCGACAACAACTCCCGCATCGCGCGCGAGGAGATCTTCGGCCCGGTGGTCGTCATCATCCCCTTCGACGACGAGGACGACGCCTTCCGGATCGCCAACGACACCGAGTACGGCCTGGCCGGAGCGATCTGGGCCGGCGACGAGGCCCGCGCGCGGGCGCTGGCGAAGAGGCTGCGGGCCGGGCGCATCCGGATCAACGGCTCGCCGGTCAACCCGCGCGCGCCGCACGGCGGCTTCAAGCTCTCCGGAATCGGCCGGGAGTTCGGGCGCTACGGCATCGAGGAGTTCCTCGAGTACAAGTCGATCGGCTGA
- a CDS encoding NAD(P)-dependent alcohol dehydrogenase, with the protein MITVNARATSGPAEPFRAIRIQRRDLGPADVLIDIAFSGVCHTDVSRARGEFGTTMYPIVPGHEIAGIVSAIGPEVTRFAVGDRVGVGCLVDSCRECEFCRAGLEPYCRRDHVRTYNSIGRDGTKTLGGYSEKIVVDEAYVVRIPDEIPLPNAAPLLCAGITLYSPLRHWKAGPGKKVAILGFGGLGHVGVAISAALGAHTTVFELTMDKQTDAFQRGAEDYRLSTDPAIFTEFAGTFDLILSTVPARIDYDAFLGLLALDGTMVMLGVPKKPITLDVFSLLYNRRSLAGTLVGGIAETQEMLDFCAERGIHAEVEIIGADEIDGAFDRVAKGDVRYRFVIDVKTMGVPTVTPSSGGECLG; encoded by the coding sequence GTGATCACCGTCAACGCCCGGGCCACATCCGGCCCGGCGGAACCGTTCCGCGCCATTCGCATCCAGCGCCGTGACCTCGGTCCGGCCGACGTGCTCATCGACATCGCGTTCTCCGGCGTCTGTCACACCGACGTGAGCCGGGCCCGCGGTGAGTTCGGCACGACGATGTACCCGATCGTGCCCGGCCACGAGATCGCCGGGATCGTCTCGGCGATCGGGCCGGAGGTGACCCGGTTCGCCGTGGGTGACCGGGTCGGCGTCGGCTGCCTGGTCGACTCGTGCCGGGAGTGCGAGTTCTGCCGCGCCGGGCTGGAGCCGTACTGCCGGCGCGACCACGTCCGCACCTACAACTCGATCGGCCGGGACGGTACGAAGACGCTGGGCGGCTACAGCGAGAAGATCGTGGTGGACGAGGCGTACGTGGTGCGCATTCCCGACGAGATTCCGTTGCCGAACGCGGCTCCGCTGCTGTGCGCCGGCATCACCCTCTATTCCCCGTTGCGGCACTGGAAGGCCGGGCCCGGCAAGAAGGTCGCGATCCTCGGCTTCGGCGGTCTCGGGCACGTCGGCGTGGCCATCTCAGCGGCGCTGGGCGCGCACACCACCGTTTTCGAACTGACCATGGACAAACAGACCGACGCGTTCCAACGAGGAGCCGAGGACTATCGGCTGAGCACCGATCCAGCGATCTTCACCGAGTTCGCCGGCACCTTCGACCTGATCCTTTCGACAGTGCCGGCCCGGATCGACTATGACGCGTTTCTCGGCCTGCTCGCCCTCGACGGCACCATGGTGATGCTCGGCGTGCCGAAGAAGCCGATCACCCTTGACGTCTTCTCGCTGCTGTACAACCGGCGGTCGCTGGCCGGAACGTTGGTCGGCGGCATCGCCGAGACACAGGAGATGCTCGACTTCTGCGCCGAACGGGGCATCCACGCGGAAGTCGAGATCATCGGCGCGGACGAGATCGACGGCGCCTTCGACCGAGTCGCCAAGGGCGATGTGCGCTACAGGTTCGTCATCGACGTAAAGACGATGGGGGTACCAACAGTGACCCCCTCATCCGGCGGCGAATGCCTAGGCTGA
- a CDS encoding aldo/keto reductase, whose amino-acid sequence MSAAIPDVTLNNGVKMPILGFGVFQVPGEQTEQVVTDALAAGYRSLDTAASYGNEEAVGRAIAKSGIPRDQLFITTKLWIQHTGEDTARREFDKSLRNLGLDYLDLYLIHQPLGDYYSSWHAMQKLYAEGLIKAIGVSNFYPDRLVDLIQHNDITPAVNQIETHPFFQRADYQPLLREHGVQIESWGPFAEGRNDLFTNPTLTEIGEAHGKSVAQVVLRWLIQRDVVVIPKSVRPDRMAENLDVFDFELTDDEITRIAALDTGVSAFFDHRDPAMVTWLGGRRVD is encoded by the coding sequence ATGTCTGCCGCAATTCCGGACGTCACCTTGAACAACGGCGTGAAAATGCCGATTCTCGGGTTCGGCGTCTTCCAGGTTCCCGGCGAGCAGACTGAACAGGTCGTCACCGACGCCCTCGCCGCCGGTTACCGGTCCCTCGACACCGCCGCCTCGTACGGCAACGAGGAAGCTGTCGGCCGCGCCATCGCCAAGAGCGGCATCCCGCGCGACCAGCTGTTCATCACGACCAAGCTGTGGATCCAGCACACCGGTGAGGACACCGCTCGGCGCGAGTTCGACAAGTCCCTGCGCAACCTCGGCCTGGACTACCTCGACCTGTACCTGATCCACCAGCCGCTGGGTGACTACTACAGCTCCTGGCACGCGATGCAGAAGCTGTACGCCGAGGGCCTGATCAAGGCGATCGGAGTCTCCAACTTCTACCCGGACCGGCTCGTGGACCTCATCCAGCACAACGACATCACGCCGGCGGTCAACCAGATCGAGACGCATCCGTTCTTCCAGCGCGCCGACTACCAGCCGCTGCTGCGCGAGCACGGCGTGCAGATCGAGTCCTGGGGCCCGTTCGCCGAAGGCAGAAACGACCTGTTCACCAACCCGACGCTGACCGAGATCGGCGAGGCGCACGGCAAATCCGTTGCCCAGGTCGTGCTTCGGTGGCTCATTCAGCGCGACGTCGTCGTCATCCCCAAGTCGGTGCGCCCCGACCGCATGGCGGAGAATCTCGACGTCTTCGACTTCGAGCTGACCGACGACGAGATCACCCGGATCGCGGCCCTGGACACCGGCGTGTCCGCGTTCTTCGACCACCGCGACCCCGCGATGGTCACCTGGCTCGGCGGCCGTCGCGTCGACTGA
- a CDS encoding FAD:protein FMN transferase, with the protein MSAGDPFRFTAIGTAWEIDSGRLLSEELRQEICALAEDFDQVWSRFRGDSLVTEIAHAEGGGRFRFPARDAALFELYDRLVAATGGAVDPLVGRDLELLGYDARYSLTPDESALSGRRRRDSWLGDIRRDGTTIITDHPVVIDVGAAGKGYLVDLIAEALLDAGIGEFLVDGSGDLRHRGPEPVVVGLEHPTSPGRVIGTVQLRDRALCASAANRRTWGEGLHHVLDGRTRRPVSDVVATWALAADAATADGLATALFVSAPDCLRSFEVTWVRMLADGRVQWSNDFDGELFL; encoded by the coding sequence ATGAGTGCCGGCGACCCATTTCGGTTCACCGCGATCGGTACGGCCTGGGAGATCGACTCCGGCCGCCTCCTGTCCGAGGAACTCCGGCAGGAGATCTGCGCGCTCGCGGAGGACTTCGATCAGGTCTGGTCCCGGTTCCGTGGGGACTCGCTGGTCACCGAGATCGCACATGCCGAGGGCGGCGGACGTTTCCGGTTCCCCGCCCGCGACGCCGCATTGTTCGAGCTCTACGACCGGCTGGTCGCGGCGACTGGCGGAGCGGTCGACCCGCTCGTCGGCAGGGATCTCGAACTGCTCGGCTACGACGCCCGGTACAGCCTCACTCCCGATGAGTCTGCGCTGTCAGGTCGCCGGCGCCGGGATTCCTGGCTCGGCGACATCCGCCGGGACGGAACCACGATCATCACGGACCATCCGGTGGTGATCGACGTCGGGGCGGCCGGGAAGGGTTACCTGGTCGATCTCATCGCCGAGGCGCTGCTGGATGCCGGCATCGGCGAGTTCCTCGTCGACGGCAGCGGCGATCTGCGGCATCGTGGTCCCGAGCCCGTCGTCGTGGGACTGGAACACCCCACCTCCCCTGGACGGGTCATCGGCACCGTTCAGCTGCGGGATCGGGCGCTGTGCGCGTCGGCGGCGAATCGGCGGACCTGGGGTGAAGGACTGCACCATGTCCTCGACGGCCGGACCCGCCGTCCCGTGTCGGATGTCGTCGCGACCTGGGCCCTTGCCGCGGACGCGGCCACCGCCGACGGCCTGGCGACTGCCTTGTTCGTCAGCGCTCCTGACTGTCTGCGTTCGTTCGAGGTCACGTGGGTGCGGATGTTGGCCGACGGCCGGGTCCAGTGGTCGAACGACTTCGACGGTGAGCTCTTTCTCTGA
- a CDS encoding class I adenylate-forming enzyme family protein has protein sequence MTSVEPWGRDLVVERVRGVPYRMYAPRVRRLSALLDHADRWAGRAHVVQGDARLDFGDLRIAVRRRAASLQAQGIGTGDRVALLGWNGPDWIVNAWAVLWLGAVPVLANAWWGTRELEHAVTLLKPRLVLADDRLAARLPAGTPVGSWPADTSSRLLPEREGGDDEIEPALILFTSGSTGTAKAVELSHRSVVSGLHSLLAVTRRLPQDLNEAPPSVALHTAPLFHVGGVQTLVRAVVVGETLVFPAGRFDADEAIRLITTHRITRWSAVPTMAARLLDALQRHPADLSSLRSLTLGGAPAHVSLYRRIREELPSVEARIATGYGLTENGGQATAATGRDTRDRPGGCGVPLPAVEIAFGERSGDGDGEVLIRSASQMLGYAGESCGPIDDDGWLHTGDLGHLDDDGHLWVTGRSKDLILRGGENIAPLSVERALAGVEGVLDAAVFGLPHPELGEEVAAVVVVDDDTFARPGLQAYVAGELRAVLASFAVPTRWRFQTGRLPVLGAEKVDKRALARHFTAPGR, from the coding sequence GTGACATCGGTCGAGCCCTGGGGGCGCGACCTCGTGGTCGAGCGGGTGCGTGGCGTCCCGTACCGCATGTACGCGCCCCGGGTGCGCCGCCTGTCGGCGCTGCTGGACCACGCGGACCGCTGGGCGGGCCGGGCACACGTGGTGCAGGGTGACGCCCGGCTCGACTTCGGTGATCTGCGCATCGCTGTGCGCCGCCGGGCCGCATCCCTGCAGGCGCAGGGGATCGGGACCGGTGACCGCGTCGCGCTGCTCGGGTGGAACGGCCCCGACTGGATCGTGAACGCGTGGGCGGTGCTCTGGCTCGGCGCCGTCCCGGTCCTCGCCAACGCCTGGTGGGGCACCCGCGAACTGGAACACGCCGTCACGCTGCTCAAGCCGCGTCTCGTGCTCGCCGACGACCGCCTGGCCGCCAGGCTGCCCGCCGGCACCCCGGTCGGCTCGTGGCCGGCGGACACCAGCTCCCGACTGCTTCCCGAGCGGGAGGGCGGCGACGACGAGATCGAGCCGGCGCTGATCCTCTTCACGTCCGGCAGCACCGGGACCGCGAAGGCGGTGGAGCTGTCGCATCGGTCCGTCGTCTCCGGTCTGCACTCGCTGCTGGCCGTCACCCGACGGCTCCCCCAGGACCTGAACGAGGCGCCGCCCAGCGTCGCACTCCACACGGCTCCGCTGTTCCACGTCGGCGGCGTGCAGACCCTCGTCCGCGCCGTCGTAGTCGGCGAGACGCTCGTGTTCCCGGCTGGCCGGTTCGACGCCGACGAGGCGATACGCCTGATCACGACGCACCGCATCACCCGCTGGAGCGCCGTGCCGACGATGGCCGCCCGACTGCTCGACGCCCTGCAGCGGCATCCTGCCGACCTGAGCAGCCTCCGCTCGCTCACCCTCGGCGGGGCGCCCGCCCACGTCTCCCTGTATCGGCGCATCCGCGAGGAACTGCCCTCCGTCGAGGCGCGGATCGCCACCGGATACGGGCTGACCGAGAACGGCGGGCAGGCAACGGCGGCCACCGGGCGCGACACCCGGGACCGTCCCGGCGGGTGCGGGGTCCCGCTTCCCGCCGTCGAGATCGCCTTCGGCGAGCGGTCCGGTGACGGTGACGGCGAGGTGCTGATCCGGTCGGCCTCGCAAATGCTCGGCTACGCCGGCGAATCCTGCGGCCCGATCGACGACGACGGGTGGCTGCACACCGGTGACCTCGGGCACCTCGACGACGACGGTCACCTATGGGTGACCGGCCGCTCAAAGGACCTCATCCTCCGGGGCGGCGAGAACATCGCCCCGCTCTCCGTCGAGCGCGCGCTGGCCGGCGTCGAAGGGGTCCTCGACGCCGCCGTGTTCGGGCTGCCTCATCCCGAACTCGGAGAGGAGGTCGCCGCGGTCGTGGTGGTCGACGACGACACCTTCGCGCGACCGGGCCTTCAGGCGTACGTGGCCGGAGAGCTGCGGGCGGTCCTGGCGTCCTTCGCCGTGCCGACGCGCTGGCGCTTCCAGACCGGCAGGCTCCCCGTCCTCGGTGCCGAGAAGGTCGACAAGCGCGCTCTCGCCCGCCACTTCACCGCGCCGGGCCGATGA
- a CDS encoding N-acyl homoserine lactonase family protein: protein MTLSVTALSVGRVFGLPKPSLTYLRGWGQAMDIPLIMFVIRGDGPPVVVDTGADLARAIAHHGIRMEQTPQEEPAAALRSLGVDPDEVRVVVNTHLHWDHSSNNHLFPNARIVIQQREIAYASQPVPWHRRQFEHLPELTAAWRRAEDRIDPVDGDAEVAPGVSVVALPGHTPGSQGVIVEAATKRYLLAGDCVDLYENWAGDGENRHIPSGFFTDIIAYEDSLNRIEKLGCEVVPSHDPLVVERREFR, encoded by the coding sequence ATGACGTTGTCGGTCACAGCGCTGTCCGTGGGGCGGGTCTTCGGCCTGCCGAAGCCGTCGCTCACCTACCTCCGCGGCTGGGGGCAGGCCATGGACATCCCCCTCATCATGTTCGTGATCCGGGGTGACGGGCCGCCCGTGGTCGTCGACACCGGCGCCGACCTCGCCCGGGCGATCGCGCACCACGGGATCCGGATGGAGCAGACCCCGCAGGAGGAACCCGCCGCGGCGCTGCGGTCGCTCGGGGTGGATCCGGACGAGGTACGGGTCGTCGTCAACACGCACCTCCACTGGGATCACAGCTCCAACAACCACCTGTTCCCCAACGCCCGCATCGTGATACAGCAGCGGGAGATCGCCTACGCCTCGCAGCCGGTGCCCTGGCACCGCCGTCAGTTCGAGCACCTGCCCGAGCTGACGGCGGCGTGGCGGCGCGCCGAGGACCGGATCGACCCGGTCGACGGCGACGCCGAGGTGGCGCCGGGGGTGTCGGTGGTCGCCCTGCCCGGCCACACCCCGGGGTCGCAGGGCGTCATCGTCGAGGCCGCAACGAAGCGCTACCTCCTGGCCGGCGACTGCGTCGACCTCTACGAGAACTGGGCAGGCGACGGCGAGAACCGGCACATCCCGTCCGGCTTTTTCACCGACATCATCGCGTACGAGGACAGCCTCAACCGCATCGAGAAGCTCGGTTGCGAGGTCGTCCCGAGCCACGACCCGCTCGTGGTCGAGCGCCGCGAGTTCCGGTGA
- a CDS encoding MFS transporter, giving the protein MTMQLPPDSVARPDSGSTTPAPTPPAKMRRVAFASFIGTVIEFYDFSIYGTAAALVFAGAFFSALGDQSATVVSFATLGVAFVARPLGSILFGHYGDRLGRKRTLIATMALMGTATVLIGLLPTSASIGVVAPILLVLLRIAQGLAAGGEWAGAALFTSEHSPKDRRGFWAMFTNLGGAFANVLALTVYLIVALYMSDDTFTSWGWRIPFLISVVLVAVGLYVRLRIEETPAFEAEARRRRDDGGLPFKDAFKHGWRRILLGSGALVMAFSLGYIGIAYLTNYGTATLGLSRPTVLLAGIIGNLVNGLFCVLGGTLSDRFGRRKVLLTANMLGIPWALLLFPVLDVGTIGAFYAGMLITFMIAGTGFGVAGSFLSELFPTRYRYTAAGLSYSLAGVLGGAIPPLVAASIIGTYGGLFFGALLAGYCFLGLLCTLALRETRDSDLVDA; this is encoded by the coding sequence ATGACCATGCAGCTGCCCCCCGACAGCGTGGCGAGACCGGACTCCGGCTCCACCACGCCCGCGCCCACCCCGCCCGCGAAGATGCGCAGGGTGGCCTTCGCCAGCTTCATCGGCACAGTCATCGAGTTCTACGACTTCAGCATCTACGGGACGGCGGCGGCTCTCGTCTTCGCCGGCGCGTTCTTCTCCGCCCTCGGCGACCAGTCGGCGACCGTCGTGTCCTTCGCGACGCTCGGTGTGGCCTTCGTGGCCCGCCCGCTCGGCTCGATCCTATTCGGGCACTACGGCGACCGGCTCGGCCGCAAGCGCACGCTGATTGCCACCATGGCGTTGATGGGTACGGCCACCGTGCTGATCGGCCTGCTCCCCACCTCGGCCAGCATAGGCGTCGTCGCGCCGATCCTGCTCGTGCTGCTTCGCATCGCCCAGGGCCTGGCCGCCGGCGGCGAATGGGCCGGCGCCGCACTGTTCACCTCCGAGCACTCCCCGAAGGACCGCCGCGGCTTCTGGGCGATGTTCACCAACCTCGGCGGCGCCTTCGCGAACGTGCTCGCGCTGACCGTGTACCTGATCGTGGCCCTCTACATGAGCGACGACACCTTCACCTCCTGGGGCTGGCGCATCCCGTTCCTGATCAGCGTGGTCCTGGTCGCCGTCGGCCTCTACGTGCGGTTGCGGATCGAGGAGACGCCCGCGTTCGAGGCCGAGGCGCGACGCCGTCGCGACGACGGCGGGCTGCCCTTCAAGGATGCTTTCAAGCACGGCTGGAGACGGATCCTGCTGGGCTCCGGCGCGCTGGTGATGGCCTTCTCGCTCGGCTACATCGGCATCGCGTACCTCACCAACTACGGCACCGCGACCCTCGGTCTCAGCCGCCCGACCGTGCTGCTGGCGGGCATCATCGGGAACCTCGTGAACGGCCTGTTCTGCGTACTCGGGGGGACCCTCTCCGACCGGTTCGGGCGCCGGAAGGTCCTCTTGACCGCCAACATGCTCGGCATCCCCTGGGCCCTGCTCCTGTTCCCCGTCCTGGACGTCGGCACGATCGGCGCGTTCTACGCCGGCATGCTGATCACCTTCATGATCGCCGGCACCGGCTTCGGCGTCGCCGGATCCTTCCTGTCCGAGCTCTTCCCCACCCGGTACCGCTACACCGCCGCGGGCCTGTCCTACAGCCTGGCCGGCGTCCTGGGCGGAGCCATCCCGCCGCTGGTGGCCGCCAGCATCATCGGCACCTACGGCGGCCTGTTCTTCGGCGCCCTGCTGGCCGGCTACTGCTTCCTCGGCCTCTTGTGCACGCTGGCGCTGCGTGAGACGCGGGACAGTGACCTGGTGGACGCATGA
- a CDS encoding CaiB/BaiF CoA transferase family protein translates to MTALEGVKVICVGQFYFAPYCTMLMARLGADVIKIEAPQGDPYRRLPTVDADGGPIQFRFLNSGKRTIRLDLSVPAGQDVLRDLVRGADVLVQNLSPGAMDRFGLGYDDLRRVNPRLIMASGTGFGSFGPYAGESAMDLTIQARTAIMSTTGFEDGAPVRTGPSVVDFVGGAHMLAGIVTALFQRTRTGEGQHVEVALQDAILPALTSNIAGVISQATDSPERTGNRHGSLAVAPYNAYPAIDGWVTLLCPTQAHWERLRAQIGDPAAEDPRFATMADRCRHMDDLDVMIGHWTATRTKGGLTSLLGGLKIPCAPVVTLPELLADPHVLARGVLRTVTDDKGSFMTLGSPLFLSGSPIVEPTRAGDLGEHTDEVLTKELGMTTGEIAGLRNAGVI, encoded by the coding sequence ATGACCGCGCTAGAGGGTGTGAAGGTGATCTGCGTCGGGCAGTTCTACTTCGCGCCGTACTGCACGATGTTGATGGCCCGCCTCGGTGCGGACGTGATCAAAATCGAGGCGCCGCAGGGCGACCCCTACCGGCGGCTGCCCACGGTTGACGCGGACGGCGGCCCGATCCAGTTCCGGTTCCTGAACTCCGGCAAGCGGACCATCCGCCTGGATCTGTCCGTCCCGGCCGGGCAGGACGTGCTCCGTGACCTCGTCCGCGGTGCCGACGTGCTGGTGCAGAACCTCTCCCCGGGCGCCATGGACCGCTTCGGCCTCGGCTACGACGATCTCCGGCGGGTCAACCCCCGGCTGATCATGGCGTCCGGCACCGGTTTCGGGTCGTTCGGTCCCTATGCGGGCGAGTCCGCCATGGACCTCACCATTCAGGCGCGCACCGCGATCATGAGCACCACCGGCTTCGAGGACGGCGCCCCGGTGCGTACCGGCCCGTCCGTCGTCGACTTCGTCGGCGGCGCCCACATGCTCGCGGGCATCGTCACCGCGCTGTTCCAGCGGACCCGAACCGGTGAGGGGCAGCATGTCGAGGTCGCCCTCCAGGACGCCATCCTCCCCGCCCTGACGTCCAACATCGCGGGTGTGATCAGCCAGGCCACGGACAGCCCGGAGCGAACCGGCAACCGGCACGGCAGCCTGGCAGTGGCGCCCTACAACGCGTACCCGGCCATCGACGGCTGGGTGACCCTGCTGTGCCCGACCCAGGCGCACTGGGAGCGCCTGCGCGCCCAGATCGGGGACCCGGCCGCGGAGGACCCGCGTTTCGCGACGATGGCGGACCGGTGCCGCCACATGGACGACCTGGACGTCATGATCGGCCACTGGACCGCCACCCGGACCAAGGGCGGCCTGACCAGCCTGCTCGGCGGGCTGAAGATTCCTTGTGCCCCGGTGGTGACGCTCCCGGAGCTGCTGGCGGACCCCCACGTGCTCGCCCGCGGCGTCCTGCGCACCGTCACGGACGACAAGGGATCTTTCATGACGCTGGGCAGCCCGCTGTTCCTCTCCGGCTCACCCATCGTCGAGCCCACCCGGGCCGGCGATCTCGGCGAGCACACCGACGAGGTGCTGACCAAGGAGTTGGGCATGACCACCGGCGAGATCGCCGGGCTCCGCAACGCCGGGGTCATCTGA
- a CDS encoding iron-containing alcohol dehydrogenase family protein, which translates to MSTAPELRIRHLSPAFRTFCGEGALEALPRELARVGARRAVIVCIPAVAEHTEAMGALHAALGDRLAGQFDGVEEHSPLPTVERARAFLEAHDADAVVAVGGGSSVVTARAATILLGEGKDVRDLCTRREGGRLVSPRLAAPKLPQWVVPSTPTSAYAKAGAAVRDPETGERLALYDPKARAQGVILDPVMALTAPPRLSWSAALNVFSMAVEGLQSRQVDPLADALLAHALRTVVAWLPRVTEEPDQAGPRLQLMLAAVLSGQGSDHSGGGLAQALSHAIGPRSAAPNGVVEALLLPHAMRFNASAVPHRIVALGDYLGLAEPAPGAVIEEIERLLASFEVPSRLRDVGVAQDSIVEVVAHAMDDWAITAGPRPPDERDVRELLVGAW; encoded by the coding sequence GTGAGCACTGCACCCGAACTGAGAATCCGCCACCTGAGCCCCGCCTTCCGCACCTTCTGCGGAGAGGGGGCGCTCGAAGCGCTTCCTCGCGAGCTGGCCCGCGTCGGCGCCCGCCGCGCGGTGATCGTCTGCATCCCCGCGGTCGCCGAGCACACCGAAGCGATGGGCGCGCTGCACGCGGCGCTCGGCGACCGTCTCGCCGGCCAGTTCGACGGCGTCGAGGAGCACAGCCCCCTGCCCACGGTGGAGCGGGCCCGCGCGTTCCTCGAGGCCCACGACGCGGACGCGGTTGTCGCCGTGGGCGGTGGCTCGTCTGTCGTCACGGCGCGCGCGGCGACGATCCTGCTGGGCGAGGGCAAGGACGTACGGGACCTGTGCACCCGGCGGGAGGGCGGGCGCCTGGTGAGCCCGCGGCTCGCCGCGCCCAAGCTGCCGCAATGGGTCGTGCCGAGCACGCCGACGTCGGCCTACGCCAAGGCCGGTGCAGCCGTGCGGGATCCGGAGACGGGTGAGCGGCTCGCGCTCTACGACCCGAAGGCCCGCGCCCAGGGCGTGATCCTCGACCCGGTGATGGCGCTCACCGCGCCACCCCGGCTGAGCTGGTCCGCCGCCCTGAACGTCTTCTCGATGGCGGTGGAGGGCCTGCAGTCCCGGCAGGTCGACCCCCTCGCCGACGCCCTGCTGGCGCACGCACTCCGTACGGTGGTGGCGTGGCTGCCGAGGGTGACCGAAGAGCCGGACCAGGCGGGGCCGCGCCTTCAGCTGATGCTCGCGGCCGTCCTGAGCGGGCAAGGCAGCGACCACAGCGGCGGCGGTCTCGCCCAGGCGCTGTCGCACGCCATCGGGCCCCGATCCGCGGCGCCCAACGGTGTCGTGGAGGCGCTGCTGCTGCCGCACGCGATGCGGTTCAACGCGAGCGCCGTCCCGCACCGGATCGTGGCCCTCGGTGACTACCTGGGGCTTGCCGAGCCCGCCCCCGGCGCGGTGATCGAGGAGATCGAGCGCCTCTTGGCGAGCTTCGAGGTGCCGTCCCGGCTCCGCGACGTCGGCGTGGCACAGGACTCGATCGTCGAGGTCGTCGCTCACGCCATGGACGACTGGGCCATCACCGCCGGACCCCGTCCGCCCGACGAGCGCGACGTGCGCGAGCTGCTGGTGGGCGCGTGGTGA